A genomic window from Constrictibacter sp. MBR-5 includes:
- a CDS encoding methyltransferase domain-containing protein gives MSDMFIATSMPDRDWWAALWPDPEGVLRALGVQPEMTVVDLCCGDGYFTAPLARIVGGRVYALDIDPAMINQARGETARQGVSVSNWIVADAREVAALTPEEVDYVFIANTFHGVSDQTALARAVADILKQSGLFTIVNWHDFPRERTAVMGQPRGPKTEMRMTPDSVRAAVEPAGFHLARVVDLQPYHYGTIFERTL, from the coding sequence ATGAGCGACATGTTTATCGCGACATCGATGCCTGACCGGGATTGGTGGGCGGCGCTGTGGCCCGATCCCGAGGGGGTCCTGCGGGCGCTTGGCGTACAGCCGGAAATGACGGTGGTCGATCTCTGCTGCGGTGACGGCTATTTCACCGCGCCTCTGGCGAGGATCGTCGGCGGCCGTGTTTATGCGCTCGACATTGATCCGGCCATGATCAATCAGGCGCGCGGCGAAACAGCCCGACAGGGCGTGTCGGTCTCGAACTGGATCGTCGCCGATGCACGGGAGGTCGCGGCCCTGACGCCAGAGGAGGTCGATTATGTCTTCATCGCAAACACCTTTCACGGGGTCTCGGATCAGACTGCCCTGGCGCGCGCGGTGGCCGACATACTAAAGCAGAGCGGGCTGTTCACCATTGTCAACTGGCATGACTTTCCGCGCGAGCGTACGGCCGTCATGGGCCAGCCTCGGGGACCGAAAACCGAGATGCGCATGACACCTGATTCCGTCCGGGCTGCCGTAGAACCCGCTGGATTCCATTTGGCGCGTGTGGTCGATCTTCAACCTTACCATTACGGCACGATCTTCGAGCGCACGCTATAA